GTAATGGTGATATAATGACAATGCCAATACTACATAGAACTGTATCAAATATTCTTTTCGTAAAATGATCTAAAGAAGAGAAGGTTGGTTGATTGACTGTGATGAGGGGGATCCCTGCAAAATCCTCGATTTGATGACCAACAAAAGAATATGTCATATCAGACAGAACTTGAATAGGAACTATATCATTGTAATTTTCTTTTAAGAATACTTCTGTTTTGTAAGACATCTCACCTGAGTACCCTATTACAACGACGTCTGGACGAAGCTCTTCGAGAGCTGTTGAGTATGTTGAATTAATGGATTTTATAGAAAATTTACTGGCCTGGTCTTCATCGTCAATCCATCCGATAAAATTTAGTCCTGAGTCTTTGTATTTGCGGGCCATCTCTATATAGTTTTCAATTTGTTTGCCATTTCCAACGAGCAGGATATGGCGAAGATTTTTGCCTTTTTGACGTAACCTTCTTAAAAAATTTCTGAGAATTATTCTATTTAAAGTGAGCAAAAATGTTGAAATGAGAAAGTATATAAGTAAGTGGGTTCTAGATAGCCTTTCAGGAAATAGGAAGTAAATAGTTAAAACAAGTGCCAGAAAAGATGCAAAGTTTGCTTTGAAGATAGATAGAATTTCAAATAGTCTTGAGTTAAATCTTTGAGAGTTATAAAGTTTATTTTTATTAAGAAAATAAATACTAAGAATCACTAAAAAAATTGAAATCTTTGCAAATAGGATTTCTAGGCCTTGTTGCGCACCTCCTAGATATTTAAATCTAATCTGATAGGCGAGAAACCATGAGGTTAATATGATAATAAAATCTATTAATTTCTGAAAATTAGAAAAACTTTTTTCATTTTGTTTAAGCATAGATTGACTATAGCACTAAGAGTGAGTTTTATTAATAATGAATCCTTTATATTTTTAAGTCGTGCTGCAGCAAATTTTGCAAAATGATATAAGTATTTTGTTTAGAAGTGGTATTTCTTCATATATACTGCCTTCATATTCGGGGAGGTTTCATGAGTTATCAAAAAGAACAGATGGTTGATTTGATATTAGATAAGTTAACAGAGAAATTTGACTCTTTGCGAGAGCAATATTTCCAAGAAAATGATGTAACTAAAACAAAGTTTTTTTATGTTGATGACCTACTTCCTGTTGATCTTGCTGAAAAGATATTTCTCGCCTTTCCTGAAAAATCTGAAAAATGGAGAAGGCTGACTTCATTTCGAGAGAATAAGTGTACTTCAAAAAGTTTTGACGATTTTGATAGTATTCTGAGAGATATTACTTTTGCCTTTCAAGATAATTCAGTCATTCAAATGATTGAGAAAATTACAGAAATTCCTAATTTATGTGGAGATGACACTCTTTATGCGGGTGGATTAAGCATGATGAGTGAGGGGCACTTTTTAAACCCTCATATTGATAACTCCCATAATCAAGATAGAACCTTATATAGAAGGGCCAATCTATTATTCTATGTAACTCCTGAGTGGAAGCTCGAAAATGGAGGAAATATTGAATTATGGAATACAGATGTTTCTAAAAACCTTACTATTGAAAGCAAGTTTAATAGATTAGTAGTTATGGAAACTAATGATAAGTCATGGCACTCTGTCTCTAAAGTTGTTGCACAAGGCAGAAGGTGTTGCGTTTCAAACTATTATTTCTCAGAAACCTCTCCCAAGCAGAAGGACTACTTCCATATAACTGCCTTCAATGGCAGACCAACGGAAAAGCTTAAAAGACTTCAGTGTTTTGCAGATAACTTATTAAGAACCTCTGTAAGGAAAGTTTTAAAGAAAGGAATAGGAAAAAAAGACTTGTACAAGAGTGATGATAAACAAGTTTAGCTGGAGACTTAATCGTGCTTAAAGTTTTAATTACAGGTGCTACAGGCTTTGTAGGAAGTAGCTTAGCAGACTATTTTCAATCTTGTGGTGATCAAGTTAGATACACCACAAGGAACAAAAAGCTTCCATATGGTGATTTTATTGAAATTGGAGATCTCTCTTCTGATGATTTTTGGAGAGAAGCAGTTGGAGACTCAAATATAATTATTCATTGTATGGCACGAGTTCATGTTATGAATGATGTTGCCTCGAACCCATACGAAGAATTTAAAAAAATTAATTTTGATGCAACTATGGCCTTAGCGAGGGCTGCAAAAGAGCATAATGTTGCAAAGTTTGTTTTTATAAGTACTGTTGGCGTTTATGGAAATAAGGGGCTATCTATTTCTGAGGATGATCCTATTAATCCTAATGGAGACTATGCACAAACAAAGTATGAAGCTGAGACAGCTTTAATTGAGTTATTTCGAGATACTAGTACAGACTTAATCATACTGAGACCTCCGCTTATTTATGGAAAGAATGCGCCTGGTAACTTCAAGAGTTTAGAAAAAGTAATCTCAAAACACATACCTCTACCGCTAGGATTAATTAATAATAAGCGTAGTTTTCTGTATGTTGAAAACTTAGTTTGGGCCATTGATAAAATGGTTCGAAGCACTAATAGATTTAATGGGGTGTATAATATTTCTGACAATGAGGTGGTTTCCACCTCAGACTTCTTAAAAGGTATTGCGAAGAACTTTAAGCTTTCATTTATTTTACCATTTCCAATTTTCCTATTAAAGATCTTAGGTCAGGTTACAGGAAAGTCTAAAGCGATAAATAAGTTAACTGATGATCTTTCTTTTGATGCTAGCCGTTTATATGGTGCGATTGGTCAAGAACCACCCTATAAAATGACTGAAGCCCTGTCTCGAACTTTCGGTAGATAGTGAGAATTGGTTTATTTGAAAGGGCCCTCTTTCTTTACATAATGGCCTGAAATATGTAGCTTTAAATGAAAAAAATTGGAGTAAATTATTAAAATATTAATAACTGGTGGAGCCGGATTTGTTGGTTCTAATTTAGGTCTATCTATTAAAAAGGATTACCCAGAATATGAGGTAACTGCTTTTGATAACTTAAAACGTCGAGGCTCTGAGATCCAGCTACATAAATTAATTGAAAATGGAATTAATTTCGTACATGGAGATATTCGAACAAGAGAAGATTTATTTTCTTTAGAGCAGGATTTTGATCTTATGATTGAAGCCTCTGCAGAGCCAAGTGTCCATGCTGGATCTGATGGTAGTCCAGATTATTTAATTCAAACAAATCTCTTTGGAACTGTAAACTGCTTAGAATTTGCTCGTAAACATTGTAGAGGAATGATCTTTCTTTCAACTTCAAGAGTATATTCGATAAGTGACCTTGTTAATATTCCCTTAACTAAGAATGGAACCAGATTGAGCCTTGAAGAAACGGAAAGATTAGTTGGACTTTCTGAAGAAGGTATTTCAGAAGAATTTAATATTTTAAATTATAGGTCACTGTATGGGGCGACTAAGCTTTCGTCAGAATTACTGATCCAAGAGTATGCTCAAACATATGACTTAAATGTGGTTATTAATAGATGTGGAGTTATTGCAGGACCTGGACAGTGGGGAAAGGTTGATCAGGGTGTATTTACGCTATGGGTAGCAAATCATTTTTTTAAAAAGTCTCTTCGATATACAGGATTTGGAGGAGAGGGGTTACAAGTAAGGGATTTATTACATCCGTCGGACCTCTATGAGGCTGTGGTTGCTCAGTGGGGAAGTTTGGATAAATTTAAGGGCCAGGTCTTTAACTTAGGTGGGGGAAACCTTTGTTCAACTTCATTGTTAGAATTGACTAAAGTTTGTGAAGAAGTGACAGGTAACAAAATAGAGATTTCAAGTGTCGCAGAAACAGCGGCCAATGATATTCCTTGGTATGTAACAGATAATACGAAATTTAAAACTGCCTTTAATTGGGAAGTTAAAAAAAATGTCAAAGATATAGTAGAAGATATTTATAACTGGCTTAAATCGAATGAAAAAGATGTAGCCAAAATTTTTAATAGCTAGGGTAATAAATGGAAATTGCAATCGTAACAGGTAGTTCAGGTCTAATCGGGAGTGAAGCGGTTAAGTTCTTTCATGAAAAAGGAATGAAAGTTATTGGTATCGATAATAATATGCGAGAGTACTTTTTCGGTGCTGAGGGATCTTCTGAGTGGAACAAAGCGCAGCTATTAGAAAAATACCCTAACTTTGAACATCATAATATCGATATAAGAAATCAAGATGAAATTTTTGAATTGTTTAAGAAAAACAGCGCTGAAATAGGTCTCGTTGTCCACACTGCTGCACAACCGTCACATGATTGGGCGGCAAAAGAGCCTTTTACTGATTTTTCTATTAATGCGAATGGAACTTTGAACCTTCTTGAAGCCACTAGAACTTTTTGTAAGGACGCGCCTTTTATTTTTACTAGTACTAACAAGGTCTATGGAGACACACCTAATAGACTTCCTTTGGTTGAAACTGAAAGTCGTTGGGAGTTATCTGCTGAGCATCATTGGTCAGAATTTGGTATTGATGAAAGTATGAGTATCGATAATTCAATGCATAGTCTGTTTGGTGCTTCTAAGGTTGCTGCAGATGTTTTAGTTCAAGAGTATGGGCGATATTTTGAAATGAATACAGCTTCTTTTAGGGGAGGGTGCTTAACTGGTCCTAGTCATTCTGGAGCTAAGTTACATGGTTTTCTTTCATATTTAGTCAAATGTGCAATAACAGATCAGCCATATACAATCTTTGGTTATAAAGGGAAACAAGTTCGCGATAATATTCATTCAAGTGATCTTATTAATGCTTTTTGGGAGTTTTATCAAGCTCCTCGTAAAGGTGAAATCTATAATATTGGTGGAAGTCGACACAGTAGTTGCTCTGTCTTAGAGGCGATAGATATTATTAAGAAACTATCTGGAAAAGAGCTGACTTACACACTATCAGATGACGCTAGAGCTGGTGATCATCAGTGGTGGATAAGTGACGTGAGAAAATTTCAAGAGCATTATCCTAATTGGAAGTATGAGTACGATATAACGAGAATAATAAAAGAGATCATCGATGCAACACAAGAACGTTTTGAAAAGTAATCCCAGTCTCTCAATTGTAATACCAGCACATAATGAAGAGGGTGGTATTACAAGAACTGTAGAGGGATTAATTAGTGAACTTAGAGAGCACAAAGTTCCATTCGATATTCTTGTTGTTAACGATAATAGTTCTGACAATACCGAAGATATTTTAAAGACACTTGGGCAGAAATACCCTGAAGTCTCATATGTTAATAATATTCCTCCAAATGGGTTTGGGTTTGCAGTTAGAAGAGGTCTCCAGTCGTTTAAAGGTGACGCTGTTGCTATAGTTATGGCCGATGGTTCAGACGCTCCTGGAGATGTTAAAAACTTCTACTTTGAGCTTTGTAAAGGTTACGAATGCGTGTTTGGTTCTAGGTTTATAAGAGGTGGAAAAGTTATTGACTATCCTTCACATAAGCTTTTCTTGAATAGGCTTTTTAATTTCTTTATAAGAATATTATTCGGACTGAGATATAATGATGTAACTAATGCATTTAAAATATATAGAAAAGAGGTTATCCAAGGACTTCATCCTATATTGAGCCATCACTTTAACCTTACTGTCGAATTACCGCTAAAGGCAATTGTTAGAGGATATTCCTATTCAGTCGTTCCAAACTCTTGGACAAATAGGGTGGAAGGCGTTTCCAAATTAAAAATTAAAGAGATGGGAAGCCGATACTTATTTATAGTTTTCTATTGCTTTGTTGAAAAATGGTTATCTCGTGGAGATTACCATAAAGAAAAAATCACTATATCATAAATAACTTAGAGGTCATTTAATGCTTAATAAATTTGAAATATCTTTAAAGGGTGTTCTGATTACATTCATTTGTAGTGCGATCGTTTTATTTGGAGGCTTCTTATCTCTTCAAAACCCCTCGGGAACGATGTTTACAAGAGTAGATGTAAGCTCTAGCGAGCCAATACAAGTTTGGAGGAAGTCTGTTAAGGATAATACTCATGAATTTTTGAGAGAGCCATCTGAGGAGAATACTTACTTCTCCGATAATTCTATCTCGAAGATATACATAGGTATTTATGATAATAGCACTGCTGCTAATATAGAATTAAGTTTTGAAGGTAAATCTACAGATAAGATATCTTTAGATACTATTAAAAGTGAATGGAAAAAAGTAACACTTCCGATGGAAGAGATACGCAGGTCAAGAGCTGAAGAAGATATGGATAAATATCTTGCTGGTGTTAGCTTCTACGAGGCCCCGTCTAGCTATGGTCATCACTCGATAGCCTCCCTAGTTAAGCCTGCTTTAAACTGGGGCTTCAAATTTGGTGTATTTGAACTTTTTAAATTAACTTTTTACTCTCTGGTTTTGACTCTTGTATTTGTTTATATTAGAGCAATTACTATCACTGAAAATAGTGAAAAAAAGACTTTCCTCATTCGTTATCTATTTCCAGTTTTAGGTTTTATTTTTTCTGTGCTTCTAATTTTTAAATATGGCGTAGATATTTTTTGGATGGACGCTCTCGCTTTTCCGTACTTTTTAAAATCTATTGAAGCTGGTGAAATGAGTTGGCAACTTTTTTGGAATCAACACAATGAGCACCGTATTGTACTCGTTAGGGCCATGTTCTACCTACTTTCTAGATTCAGTAATATCAATATGCTCGTATTGCCAGTACTAAATCAACTGATGGTTTTAATAGGAGTTATTTACTTTATAAAAAGAACGAATGGTTTGAATGCGGTTGATAAGATAGTGACTTCTTTAATTATCTCTTTAGCATTTTTCTCTCCTGCAAACATAGAGAATACTATACTGCCTTTTCATGGACAGTGGCATGGAACAGTTTTTGGAATGCTCTTGGTCGCATCTGTAGTGGGGAATCAGAATTTTTTTATGAAAAGTTTGATTTTTTGGGTAGGCTTCTTTGCTGCTTATGCATCGATGCCTCCATGGGTTTGTATTCCAGTTGCTATTTTATTAGGACTCGTGCTTAGACAAACTACTCCTACTTTGGAAAAGATTTCCAAAAATGAAGCTATTCACTTTGTTTCATTTGGAGTGATTACATTACTTCTGTTTGCTTATTATATGCATGATTGGCAAAGAGTTAGTGTCAGTCCTATTGATGGTATTTATAAAGATCCAATCAAGTTTATCACGTTCTTCCTTCAGTTAGCTGGGAATCAGCTTCTGAATGAGAAACTCGCTCTTCTTGGAGGAGTGATAATATGCTCTTTGAGTTTTATGCTGATTTATTTAAGAAGATTAGGAAAGGTCATCATTCCCGAAACATTAGTTTGCTTAATGATGCTGTCGCTTACTTGGTGTTTTGTAACGGCCGTAGGTAGATCAACAAATGGATCTGCTATACTTCCGAGATATGTATTTATCAGTACTGGTTTGTGGGCAGCTACTCTAAGCGCCTATTGGATAAATCGGAAAGTATTTTCACGCTTTCTTTTACCTGCCTTTGTTGTGGCCTCCTTAGGTCTTGTTTCACTTCAATCTCTTAAGGGCTTTTCTGATGGATCTAGGTTCTACAGAATAATAAATAGAGATGCGAAACTATTAAAGAAAGCAATGACTACTAAGGACTCTATTCATATACAACATTCAAATATTATTTCCATTTTTGACTTAAAGGGAAATAAGGAGCATAGAGATCACGTTTATGAGCTCTTTGATTTTCTACAAAGAAAAGGATACTGGACTATTTTGAAATAGTCTTATTGATTAAGATTTGAACAAGGCATTTACTTTCTTTTGAATGCCTTGTGTTTCTTTAAGCTTATTAATACCTGATTCAATATTTTCAACAGAGTGTTTAAGAAGATTAGCTACTTTTGAGTTTGATAGCGACATATCTTCTGGTCTTTTAATTAGCTGATCAGAAGAGTTATACAAACCTTTTGAGATTAGTTTTTCATCTAAGTGAAACTCTTTAGCAAGTAGCTTTCCAAAGTCATATTTAGAAATTCTATCGTCTCCGACAACATTATATATGCCTTGGGCATCTTTTTCATATAACTCGAAAATAGTGTCAATAAGAGTATTTACATTTATTGGAGTATAAAAGAGGTTGGTGTACATTGTAATAGCTTCATTATTAGTCAAAGCATTGATAATCCAATCCGAAAATGAATTACGATGAAGAGGTCCCCATCCGTAAAAGTTTGTTCTGATAATAAGAGTGCTATTATTTTCTTTTTTTACAACTTCTTCAGCTTGAACTTTAGATCTAGCATACTCGTTAATGGGCGATACTTGTGTTTTTTCATTTGATAGTTCGTTTTGACCAGAGAAAAGGTGATCTGACGAAATATGAATAAAGTCAAGTCCGAGTTCATGAGTTACTATTGCTAAATTTTGTGCGATTAGAACATTTTCCTTATGTGCTTTTTCTGGATATTGTTCACAACCATTAACATTTGTGTATCCAGCTGAGTTTATGACTAATTTACATTTGCTTTCACAAAGTGTTTTTCTCACCTGATCTATGTCTGTTAGGTCTATATTCGAAGTTCGAATATTTGGATGGTTGGTAACAAGACTTTTGCTACGGTAGCTTGCGATGATCTCGAATGAGTCAAGTTTTGTCGCGAGGATATTAGAGCCTAGTAGGCCAGTCGCACCAGTTAAAAATATTTTCATGAATAGTAGCTTTTGCGATAAGTCATAGAGACTAAATACTATACTTAAAGTGTGTAATTTTCAAGAATTGTAATTAGAAACTATTGGGCGAGTTTCATTGTATGTACTAGTAATATAGGCTCTAACGTCATATTATAAAGAAGTTAAAAATTAAAATGTTGCGTGGTGTAAATGAAGGTTTTGATTACTGGTTCCGCTGGTTTTATAGGTTATCACTGTACTAAGCGGTGTGTTGAATTAGGCTATGATGTTGTAGGTATTGACTCTATAAATGATTACTATGATGTGCAGCTTAAGGAAGATCGACTTAAGGATTTAGGTCTTTATGGAAAAGAGTTTGAGCTGTCTTCTCATAAAAATTTAAAATTCAAGAAGATTGATATTTCTAATCACGTAGATATTATGAAATTATTTTCGGTAGAAAAAATTGAGGTGGTTATACACCTTGCTGCTCAGGCTGGAGTGCGCT
The window above is part of the Halobacteriovorax sp. HLS genome. Proteins encoded here:
- a CDS encoding undecaprenyl-phosphate glucose phosphotransferase, which gives rise to MLKQNEKSFSNFQKLIDFIIILTSWFLAYQIRFKYLGGAQQGLEILFAKISIFLVILSIYFLNKNKLYNSQRFNSRLFEILSIFKANFASFLALVLTIYFLFPERLSRTHLLIYFLISTFLLTLNRIILRNFLRRLRQKGKNLRHILLVGNGKQIENYIEMARKYKDSGLNFIGWIDDEDQASKFSIKSINSTYSTALEELRPDVVVIGYSGEMSYKTEVFLKENYNDIVPIQVLSDMTYSFVGHQIEDFAGIPLITVNQPTFSSLDHFTKRIFDTVLCSIGIVIISPLLLIIAFAVKISSAGPIFYGQERIGLNGRKFKMWKFRSMRVAVNNEDKTTWSSKDDPRKTKVGSFIRKTSIDELPQLWNVIVGQMSLVGPRPERPVFVEKFRKEIPAYMLKHKMMPGITGWAQVNGWRGDTSLEKRIECDLYYIKNWSFWLDIKIIFLTFWKGFINKNAY
- a CDS encoding 2OG-Fe(II) oxygenase, which produces MSYQKEQMVDLILDKLTEKFDSLREQYFQENDVTKTKFFYVDDLLPVDLAEKIFLAFPEKSEKWRRLTSFRENKCTSKSFDDFDSILRDITFAFQDNSVIQMIEKITEIPNLCGDDTLYAGGLSMMSEGHFLNPHIDNSHNQDRTLYRRANLLFYVTPEWKLENGGNIELWNTDVSKNLTIESKFNRLVVMETNDKSWHSVSKVVAQGRRCCVSNYYFSETSPKQKDYFHITAFNGRPTEKLKRLQCFADNLLRTSVRKVLKKGIGKKDLYKSDDKQV
- a CDS encoding NAD-dependent epimerase/dehydratase family protein codes for the protein MLKVLITGATGFVGSSLADYFQSCGDQVRYTTRNKKLPYGDFIEIGDLSSDDFWREAVGDSNIIIHCMARVHVMNDVASNPYEEFKKINFDATMALARAAKEHNVAKFVFISTVGVYGNKGLSISEDDPINPNGDYAQTKYEAETALIELFRDTSTDLIILRPPLIYGKNAPGNFKSLEKVISKHIPLPLGLINNKRSFLYVENLVWAIDKMVRSTNRFNGVYNISDNEVVSTSDFLKGIAKNFKLSFILPFPIFLLKILGQVTGKSKAINKLTDDLSFDASRLYGAIGQEPPYKMTEALSRTFGR
- a CDS encoding NAD-dependent epimerase/dehydratase family protein; translated protein: MKILITGGAGFVGSNLGLSIKKDYPEYEVTAFDNLKRRGSEIQLHKLIENGINFVHGDIRTREDLFSLEQDFDLMIEASAEPSVHAGSDGSPDYLIQTNLFGTVNCLEFARKHCRGMIFLSTSRVYSISDLVNIPLTKNGTRLSLEETERLVGLSEEGISEEFNILNYRSLYGATKLSSELLIQEYAQTYDLNVVINRCGVIAGPGQWGKVDQGVFTLWVANHFFKKSLRYTGFGGEGLQVRDLLHPSDLYEAVVAQWGSLDKFKGQVFNLGGGNLCSTSLLELTKVCEEVTGNKIEISSVAETAANDIPWYVTDNTKFKTAFNWEVKKNVKDIVEDIYNWLKSNEKDVAKIFNS
- a CDS encoding NAD-dependent epimerase/dehydratase family protein; amino-acid sequence: MEIAIVTGSSGLIGSEAVKFFHEKGMKVIGIDNNMREYFFGAEGSSEWNKAQLLEKYPNFEHHNIDIRNQDEIFELFKKNSAEIGLVVHTAAQPSHDWAAKEPFTDFSINANGTLNLLEATRTFCKDAPFIFTSTNKVYGDTPNRLPLVETESRWELSAEHHWSEFGIDESMSIDNSMHSLFGASKVAADVLVQEYGRYFEMNTASFRGGCLTGPSHSGAKLHGFLSYLVKCAITDQPYTIFGYKGKQVRDNIHSSDLINAFWEFYQAPRKGEIYNIGGSRHSSCSVLEAIDIIKKLSGKELTYTLSDDARAGDHQWWISDVRKFQEHYPNWKYEYDITRIIKEIIDATQERFEK
- a CDS encoding NAD(P)-dependent oxidoreductase, giving the protein MKIFLTGATGLLGSNILATKLDSFEIIASYRSKSLVTNHPNIRTSNIDLTDIDQVRKTLCESKCKLVINSAGYTNVNGCEQYPEKAHKENVLIAQNLAIVTHELGLDFIHISSDHLFSGQNELSNEKTQVSPINEYARSKVQAEEVVKKENNSTLIIRTNFYGWGPLHRNSFSDWIINALTNNEAITMYTNLFYTPINVNTLIDTIFELYEKDAQGIYNVVGDDRISKYDFGKLLAKEFHLDEKLISKGLYNSSDQLIKRPEDMSLSNSKVANLLKHSVENIESGINKLKETQGIQKKVNALFKS